The following is a genomic window from Candidatus Bathyarchaeota archaeon.
CCTCAAAAGATGAAACGGTGTATCTTCACCTAAATTGTCGCGGACCCAAACAGCCAACTCCTCAAGTCTATCCATCGAGTCTCCAATTTTAGGCACTATAAGGTTGGTGATTTCAATGTGGATGTCATTTCGCTTCATTTCTGTCAATGACTCGAAAATGGGTTTTACGGAGGGCACTGACGAAAACTTCTTGTAAAATTCCGGATCTGCTGCTCCTTTAAAATCTACTGTTGCTGCGTCCAAGTAAGGAGCAATAGTTTTCACCGCTTCCGGAGTCATGTAACCATTTGTCACGAAGGTGTTGAAGAAGCCCACACCATGAGCTATTTTCGCAATATCATAGGCGTACTCGAAAAATATTGTAGGCTCGGTGTATGTGTAGCTTATTCCTTGACAGCCATTATCTCGAGTAGCCTTCACTACTTCTTCTGGCAGAAAGTGGTGTCCAGTGATATCTTTTTCTTGGCTTATCATCCAGTTATCACAGAATCGACAGCGGAAGTTGCAGCCTACTGTGGCTATTGACATGACTAGTGCACCTGGATGAAAATGAGCAAGAGGTTTTTTGGTTATTGGGTCGACGCATGCAGAGCAGGCTTTGGCGTAGTTTAGAGTGTGTAGTGTGCCTTTCTCGTTTTTTCGAACTAGGCAGAATCCTGTTTGGCCTTCGGTTATTTTGCAGTGGCGTGCACATAGGTAACAGTGCACTTTGTTTTTGGGCAGTTTCTCGTACATCATGGCTTCATGGAGGGGCATGTTGTTCATCCTCCATATAATATTGTTTGTTTTCTTATAGATGTTGTTTTTCACAATGCTTAAATATTACCTTTTGGTAAGCATGTATTACCAAACGGTAACAAGACATGTAGAGGAATGCACAAATGACGGTAACCCATAGGGACTTGGCAAAGGAGGCCAAAAAAATCTTAAAGGAAAAAGGCTTCGCAGATGATGAAATATATGAAGAATTTTGGTTCAAAAGTTACCGAGTCGACGCCGTCGGATGGAGCTCAAAACGCAAAGTTGCTGTAGCATGCGGTTACTGTGGTCCAGAAAAGAAACAGGATCTCGAAAGATTCTTTGATGAAGTAATCTGTCTTCCATTCAAATATCAAGTCCAGTCTGTCTCAGCTGAACCCTCCACCCAAATGCCTAGTGCTTTAACGAAGCTGAGGTTAATGTTGGTTAAGGACGATAATGTCATCTTTGAAGTCCCACTTTCAAGGGAAGAGTGGTCAAAAGAATTTTCAAGAAATGAATTGGGATTCGTAGAGCGAGATCTTCAACAATTTTCTAAACTCTTCGACGCGTTGTCACATAAAAACAGGTTGAGGATGATGGAGCTTTTGATAGAAGATGAAGATCTGACGATGGGATTTGCCGAGTTCATTCGCGATCTAAATCTTAACCCTAAATTAGTGTGGGAAAGCACACGGAAACTTAGTGAAAGCGGGCTTCTTAAAAAAAGCGATGACGGAAGGTATCGTTGCTCTGAATTTGGAGAAGCCAGTTTTATCATGGTTAGCTTCGTACTAAGGCGTTTGCGAGATATGTTTGAAAGTGTTGAAGGGAGGTGAAAAAAAGGTCATGGTAGACTATTACGAAGACGATGAAGTTTTTCGGGACATTAGCAGCTTCTATAAACGGTTGATGGAGCGTATGTTTAGGGAAATTCAGGATTTCGAAAAGGCTGTTAGCAGTAGACAACTTCAGGGCAATTGGGACATTAAACCAATTAACATGCCTGGCGTAAAAGGGTATGTTGCCCGGGGACAATTTCAACTCAGAGGCGCGCCAATACATTTTCCAATGCATGCTAAGGAAGAAGATCGGGAGCCGTTGACAGATGTTTTCGAGGAGAAGGAGCTGGTCAAGATTTACGTGGAGTTACCTGGAGTTGAGAAAAGTGATATTCAGCTTAATCTAGTCAGCGGGTCTGTTGAAGTGAGAGCTAAGAACTTCTCCAAGACTGTGGATTTAGCGACCAGGAATGTTGATCTCGAGAAGGCTACTGCAAGCTACAAGAACGGTGTGCTTGAGGTGACGATTCCGAAGATTCAGAAAGCTGTTGGGGATGAGAAAAGGCGGACTATGAGGATTGAGTAGTAAGAGTCCTGGTTTGTGGTCGGGGGAATTCTCAACGGTACCCACAATAACTATATCGGCTTGTTTGGACACGGCTCACTTCACTAGACGAAGTCTTTTGGAGGCTTATGTGGTTGTGAGGAAGCTGAAGCCTACAGATTTGGTGGTAAAGCCTAATATGCGGCATTTTCATCTTTTGGATCGGCAGTGTGTCTCTAAACTGGAGTGTGAATCCTGTGGGCGGAGATGCGAATCTGTTAAGATTGCTGATGCGCTGGGCAATATGGATACGAAGATTTTGACTTATTGACATGTTTGAGAGGGAGATTGCGACAAACATTAGATGGTTGCAGCCTCTTTCTAGATTGTGGTGGTTTTCTTTTGTCGGCTTTGCTTCAGTTTTGGACATTCTACAGAAAGAAAGCATTCGGTTGAGTTGTGAGTCAATAACTATTGGGTTTTTGCAAGAATCATGAAAATTCCGAGAACTATTAAAGCCAAACCGCCTACGGTAAACAAGATGGGGTATATTAAACTAGGACTTATTGTGGTGATATAGATTACTATTGATCCAATGAGAATTATTATTAGAGCAAAGAATTTCTCTGCAATTGTGAACCCTGTTAGATCTCCTTTGTTGCTCAAATCAAAACACCTTTGTAACTGAGGTTTACATATGATGGCCTAGGTTTTATTTTAATCTTCTTAAGTACTTCTTTTATTTTATTGCCTCTAGTTTAGCTGGTAGATACTCATCTACAATGTATGTGAGGCCATAACGACTGAATGCTTCCAGCTCTGCTTTTTTCCGAATTTTCATGAAAGTCTTTATTTCCCGTTGCCACAGCTCGTCTTTGTAGCGTGGGTCTCGGTGCAACTCGTGAAGCCGTTTCATGTCGATTTCGGTCAAGGGGTCGCTTGGCAACTTATAATCGGTTATATCCGTTGCCCAAACACCGCTCCATTTGGCGTCAGCCGTTGTTAAGCCTCGAAGATGTGCAGCGTTGGCTGAACCAGAAATTATAACCATGGCAATGTGCATCCCCCATGGGTCTGCATCCGTCAAAATGCAGACCGGTAATTCCAACTCCTTGTTGAGTCTGCGAATGAAATGGCGAGTAGATCGAGGAGCTTGCCCTGCGGTTAAAACAAGCAGTGCATTGTATTTTTTGTGCACGTTTTCTTCGATAAACCTTGTGAATAGGCCGCCTTTCTCGATAGCAATTACTTTGTCTGCGCTGGTTTTCACGAACTCACTGTATGTCAAAGCTGGGCCTATCATTAGGCCGTCTGGATGCGATGTCAGATTCATCAGTCTTCCTTCATAACCTGGCACGGTGTATTCGATTGTTAGGTCGCCGAAGATGGCTGAACGTTCTTCTGGGAAGACATTGAAATCTTCTCTGGGGCGACCTATTACTGTTTCCAAGTCTGTGATCACGTTGTCTGACTCTGATTGGTCCTTGAAGGACATATTGTAGGCTTGGGCTGAATAGTAAACGTCTCGGAGGGTTGAGGTTTTGCGTTGAGTTGAGAGTTGATGGGCAAAGAAAGCTGTCCAAACTAGCTGTGTGAAGGGGCGGATGTGACGGATGTTACGAGTGCTTCGCTTGACTTTTCTCTCTCCTAAGATGTACTGGCGAAGCTCTGGGCTGTAGCAAATATTTTCTGTGGAGCGGCTGGGCATCTTGATCCACGGGAACTCACCCTGCTCCATTTGGTGATAAAGCGTTTCACCAAACTTTTCCAAGTCTACAGCTGCTTCCTTCTTCTCTAATGCTGAAATGTTATTTTCCCGCTTCTTTTCCTCCAATGATATTCACACTCTCTAACAGCTTTCTAATGTCAGGTTCTTTCTCTCTACCGGCAAGTTGTGTGGAAAACTTGGCGATCTTTGGCAAATATTTTGAAAACACACTTAATCTTCTCTTCTCCCTTTCCACGTGTTCACGTTTTGACAAAAATCGTTGGAGATGTCGAGCTGCTCCTCGTATGCCGTTTAGGATTTCCCTTTTCACTTCAGGTCTATCTGCAATAAACTCTTTGCCCACAGTTTTGTATGGGATTTTGGTGCTGCAGATGTGAACTAGTACGGCTACAGGCATGTCTTGTGAGACCTTGTATCTGCGCCAATTCATACTTTTGACGACACGAAACGACACATCACTCGCTTCGTCATAGAGAAGAGGAATACGATTGGCAAAACGGTAGAGCACAAAATCACCTCTTTTTGGAATGTCTCCACCATAAGCTATTGCCGCTTCTACAATGAAAGGATGACCTGCATAAGTGGAAGGTTTGCGTTGACAAACTGCTATAAATTCTGGTTTCAATTCCTTCAAAATTCCAGCCCTTAACAACTCTTCCCCAAGAGGTGACAAACAACTGGCACTTGGCGGTCGGAACTCTTCAAAGCGCTTCATCCTTTGCACAAGCCTCACAATGTCTTGAGGACTCAATTTCTTTGGATTTCTTGTCTTGGGAATAGCAGCAAACTCCAGAAATTTGTGTACTATCCTTTCGCTGACTCGATGAAAATGGGCTCTCATAAAATCTACCATGTTTCGATACGGCGTCACTTGTATGAGGCGTTTAACGGTTTCCACGTCCACACCATAGGGGTGAGGTAAGGTTTCTTTAGGTGAAGGCGGCATCTTCGTTGTTACACGTGTGAACTTGTACAGGCGACCCTTCGGGTCGACAAAGGTTATGTTAGCGTAAGGATTTACTAGCGCAGTCTGCTTCAAGTATTCCACAATTTTTGGCATAGCGCGGAAATAGTCGCCTTCAAGATTAAACTCTACGATTGTTCCATGCCATTGTTCCTTATTTATCAAAACTTTGCGTTCCAGAATAATTGGTCTGTTCCTTTGAATATCAATCATTATGCTATATTGGTAGACTTTCGTGGAGCCTGTGCTGGAGACTATGTAGGCAGGCTTGTGAGTAGTAATTTGTCCGTAGAGAACAGCCATTGTGCCACCTAGTCCGAAGGTTCCCCTAGACTGCTTCAGTTTGTACTTCGAGCCAAAAAGCACTTGACCAAAAGCTGAGGGGATGTGGCGTGAGGTGATTCCTGATCCATTGTCTTCAACTCTCAGCTTGTACACTCCTGACTCTGGGCCACCTTCACCATAAGCTAAGCGGACATATATGTCTGGAGGGACTCCTACGAGTTCTGCGGCATCTAACGAGTTTTCTACAAGTTCTCTTATGGAGGCGAATATAGCGCGGGATGGATTTGTGAAACCTGCTATGTCGCGGTTACGGTAAAAGAAGTCGGCTGGGCTGATTTCTTCGAACGCCTGACTTACCATCCCACTTTCTCCGCCTTTCGACTATTAGTGGGTATATGTTGTTGCGTGCAAAAATATATCTTTTCATAACTGATGAAGCAATTTTCTGTGGTGGCTTGGGTTTTTGGGTTGTTTGCCGCCTAGATTGAGCCAAAGAAGCATACATGCGGACGCTTTGCGCTTCAAATTTTCTCGTAGGGTCTTTTCCACAGCTCCATCTTTTTTTTCTTCAACTCTCTCCTCTTTGCGTGCAAAAATCTATACACCGAGCTGTGCAAACGTCCGCGAATAAACATCTCTATAGCTTGTCGAGCAATTTCAGCCTCTTCAATGGCGCCAATAATGCTAATTGTATGGCCATACACTGACACATAGGCGTCCGTCAGTTCCTCAATGAATCTCCTAGTCTTTCCCTCTCTACCAATAATTCTCCCACTCAACCGCTTAATGTCAGACTCCGATTTTCCGACAAAATCTCTCAAATCAATAATTATTAGCATAGCCTCCTCGTCATCCAAGAGCCTTCCAGCTTTCTCTGGAGAGAAACCTCTGCCAATGGCCAAAACGACTTCTTTTGCCCTGAAAAGCATTGAGGGATCGGCTGTTTTGGGCGCAAGGTTGATGCTTACGTCGCCACTTTCACTGTTGACTTCAAGCCGTATCCCAAGTTTTCTTTCAATAAGCTCTTTTGTGGACGCATTCGGGCCAATGAGAGCACCTATACGGCTTTTGGGGATTTTCACAAAAGTGCTAGGCCTTGCCATTCTCTATGACTTTCCTGTACATCTCATCAACTGATAATACTCTTACTCCTAGCCTTTTGAAGTATCGGTTAAGATTCTGCAGGTCACGTTTAAGAAAAGTGGTTGCCATGGGATGGGAAAGAAGGACAGCCTGTGCCATGTCGAAAAGAATCGGTTTGCCTCTCCATACCATTACGTTGTATTCACTTATGTCGCTGTGAACCAGTTCTGCTCTCTGGTAGAGTCTTCTGACATATTCCAAGAGCTCATTGTAAATGAATCCGGGATTTTTAGGAGGCAATTCTTTCAATTCTGGGGCGGGATAACCATTTTTACCTATGAATTGCATTACTAACACGTTTTTTCTTATTGCAATAGGTCTAGGAACTTTGACTTTTGCTCTTAGAGCTAGGTGCAAGTTTTTGAATTCTTTCGTTGCCCACAAAAAAACTAGGGATCGCGTGTCATGTCTTACATGCTTAAATCTGGGATCGCCTTCGATGTATTGGAGTTTGCCTTTTTTGAACTCTGCTGCTACTGTTAAATAAATCTTGATAGCCAGCTCTTTTCCATCTCGATCTTTTCCCCAATAAATTCTAGCCTCTTTTCCAGCTTTTACAACGCCGTGGATTTCGTCTATTGTCCCTTTGTTTAAGAGCTCATATATCGTCATAAGAGTGGATTTGTCGAATACTTCTTCCATAACCATTCGTTCGGATGAAAGGTCTTTACGCAGCAACCGTTGCTCCCGCTCGTAACGGTCTTCCTTGTGGGCAAGGCGTTTCATTGCTTTGCGTTCAGACATCCCAAATTCCCTTTTTTCTGTCATCTTATTGGACAAGGATTCTTATAAATTGGGTGAATCGCGTCTCTTGCCATGTCAAATCTGAACTGACCTCAAAAAGGCTCTGTTCCATTCCTTAAATAAGTGTTGCTTTAGTATATTTCATCTATACTTTCACAATTTGAGCGTGGGGAACGCCTGCAATCTCTAGAACAGCATCTGGATGCACTAGACCCTTTTCTACAGCTTTTTTAACAATTCTTCGTCCAATCATGTTAACTATAGTTGATTGCTGAATCAAGTCTACAGCCTCTTCTAGGCTGACTAAGGCGCCCTTGTAGAATTCTTCGCGGATGTGGAAGACTATTTTCCCTTGTTTCAAAGTTTTACCTAACATGTTAGCATCGCACATTGCCAGCAGGATACATTCGCTCCGTCTCTGCAGGTTTATGTAAACGTCCAATGTTTTTTCGCTTCTATGAGCTTAGACTGCTTTTACTGATGATTTTGCGCCACACGCCTCACACACTAAAAAGAAGAGCCGCTTCTCTTTCACGATTCTCGTATCTGGACGCTTGCAAACAGGACATATGACGAAGTTTTCAGTGTATATGCGTACTAAGCGTTCAAGTGTATTATGGGGGAACTTACCCTGAAAAGTGGCACGTGTCTCTTCCAAGGTGGCAGCTGTAGCCATTTCATTTGTCAAAAATTTCATCAAATGACGTGGGTCGCGATTTAGTGTGTCTGCGATTTCCTTGAAGTTACGGATGTACGTGCGCATACCGATTACAGAGGAACGCACTCTAGGAATTTCAAAGCGTTGCCCAGTGTCTTTTTCCTGTGGAAGTTGAGATTGAGCACGCTTTAGAAGTTCTTTGTAGCTTTTCATCATCGATGCCTCCATGTTCAGTTGCTTAAGGAGAAGGAAATGGAGTTTAAAAGCTTTTAACAGTTTATTGGATAACTTCAGTTGTGAATGTGTATTTTATGGGTAACATATATCTTTATACAGGCACCAGCGGGGAAAAAACAGTTAACGCTCTGGGCTTGGCTTTGCGCTCAGTAGGTCACCACCACACCGTTGTCATAATTCAATTTTTAAAATGGTGGAAAAACACAGGCGAGTACAAGATGAGAAGCATGCTCAAACCCTACTATGAAATCTACCAGTTCGGACGTGAGGGGTGGCACGGACTAGGAAATCTGGACGAGAGGGATCGAAAACTGGTAAAGGAAGGGCATGCTTTCGCCAAAAGAATCGTCGAGGAAAAGAAGCCACATCTACTTGTCTTAGACGAGATTAACTTGGAGATTTATTGTAAACTTCTGGACGGGGGGGGGGAGAGAGAGAAACCATTGCTTTTCTGGATACCATGCCGAAGAAAACAGATGTTGTTCTGACTGGAAGATTTGCGCCAAGGGAGTTATTTGACAAAACGGATTTTGTTAATGAAATCATAGACATTAAATATCCTGAGGAGTTGATTTCTACAAAGGGCATCCAATACTGCGGAGAGAGCGAGTTATGGAAGACAATACGCCTATTTTTACTCCTCAAGATTTCTTACGATACGTAGCTTCTGTAAAGGACGTAAGTGTAGAAACATTCCAAATACCTCCACGAATGATCATAGTCTATCAGCGCCGCCACTTTGACTTTGTCAACCAACTCATTGAAGGTAAACCCGTTGAATGGTGGTGGTATGGCGACCGTTTACGTTTGCACGTTGGTTCTCTCAATAATATCCAAATCGTTGTGACAATGAACTTTGTTGGTTCCCCAGCCGCCGCAATGGTCTTCGAGGAACTCATTGCATGCGGTGCCAAAAGAATTTTCGAAGTGGGAATTTCAGGTGGAATACAACCTTTCTTGAAACCAGGCGATATTGTTGTTACTACTGAAGCAGTATGTGACGAAGGTACCACGTGCCAATATTTCCCAAACCAGCGAAGGTTTGTGACTTCTCCAATTTTAAAACGCTGTCTAACTGAAACCTTAAGCAGGAACCGTGTCAGCCACCATGCGGGCTCAGTTTTGACTACAGATGGTGTCTATAGAGAAACAAGAAGTAAACTAGCGAAGTTTCGGAAAATTGGGGTTTTGGCGATTAACATGGAAACTTCCGCCCTTTATGCCGTTGCGAAGCATCGAGGCGTAGAAACAGCTTCGGCACATGTAATCTCTGCCATTCTGAACGAGTCTGGATGGCAACCAGCCTTCAGCAAAAAGCAAGTTTTGAGCAACACAGAGATTCTATTGAAGATGGTTACAGAGGCGCTTTCAAAAGCTTAAAGACATAGTTTAGAGAATTCTTATTTCTCGTTTGCTGGTGCAAACTCTTGGCTGAGCCCTATACCCATCCTTATATTCCAAATTCGAAGCCGGAAATCAAAAAAGCAATGATGGAAGAAATTGGCATAGAAAACATCGACGAACTGTACTCTGATATTCCAAAACGATTTATGCTAAAACACAGGTTGAACCTGCCAAGCCCAACATCTGAATATGAAGTTAGACGCCACGTAGAGTCGCTATTGGCTAAGAACAAAACCTGCCAAGATATGCCTGTTTTTTTAGGTGCGGGGTGCTGGCCGCACTATGTACCTGCTGTGGTTGATAATATTGTTCAACGAACCGAACTTCTTACCTCTTACACGCCTTATCAACCTGAGATTTCTCAAGGTATGCTTCAATTACTCTTCGAATATCAAAGTATGATCTGCGAACTTACTGGCATGGATGTAGCTAACAGTTCCTTGTACGATTGGGCTTCAGCGCTAGGAGAAGCTGCGCGAATGGCCATGCGCATAACTGGTCGTCGAGAAATTCTGGTTCCCAAGGTTATTCACCCCGAACGCTACGCCACGTTGGAGACGTACATTGAACCGATAGGGATGGATGTTCAAAAAGTAGGTTACGAAAGAACAACTGGACAGTTGAACCTAGAAGATTTAGAGACAAAAATTTCTGACAAGACTGCATGTATCTACATTGAAAACCCTTCTTACTTAGGCTTTGTTGAAACGAAAGGCGAGGAAATTGCAGAAATCGCTCATAACCAAGGAGTCTTATTTATTGTCGGTGTCGACCCCATTTCACTTGGGGTTTTGAAAGCTCCTGGAAATTATGATGCAGACATTGTTATTGGCGAAGGGCAACCTCTCGGAAACCCTATGAATTTTGGCGGTCCTCTGCTCGGAATTTTCGCCTG
Proteins encoded in this region:
- a CDS encoding Hsp20/alpha crystallin family protein → MVDYYEDDEVFRDISSFYKRLMERMFREIQDFEKAVSSRQLQGNWDIKPINMPGVKGYVARGQFQLRGAPIHFPMHAKEEDREPLTDVFEEKELVKIYVELPGVEKSDIQLNLVSGSVEVRAKNFSKTVDLATRNVDLEKATASYKNGVLEVTIPKIQKAVGDEKRRTMRIE
- a CDS encoding DNA topoisomerase VI subunit B, with the protein product MVSQAFEEISPADFFYRNRDIAGFTNPSRAIFASIRELVENSLDAAELVGVPPDIYVRLAYGEGGPESGVYKLRVEDNGSGITSRHIPSAFGQVLFGSKYKLKQSRGTFGLGGTMAVLYGQITTHKPAYIVSSTGSTKVYQYSIMIDIQRNRPIILERKVLINKEQWHGTIVEFNLEGDYFRAMPKIVEYLKQTALVNPYANITFVDPKGRLYKFTRVTTKMPPSPKETLPHPYGVDVETVKRLIQVTPYRNMVDFMRAHFHRVSERIVHKFLEFAAIPKTRNPKKLSPQDIVRLVQRMKRFEEFRPPSASCLSPLGEELLRAGILKELKPEFIAVCQRKPSTYAGHPFIVEAAIAYGGDIPKRGDFVLYRFANRIPLLYDEASDVSFRVVKSMNWRRYKVSQDMPVAVLVHICSTKIPYKTVGKEFIADRPEVKREILNGIRGAARHLQRFLSKREHVEREKRRLSVFSKYLPKIAKFSTQLAGREKEPDIRKLLESVNIIGGKEAGK
- a CDS encoding cob(I)yrinic acid a,c-diamide adenosyltransferase, with protein sequence MGNIYLYTGTSGEKTVNALGLALRSVGHHHTVVIIQFLKWWKNTGEYKMRSMLKPYYEIYQFGREGWHGLGNLDERDRKLVKEGHAFAKRIVEEKKPHLLVLDEINLEIYCKLLDGGGEREKPLLFWIPCRRKQMLF
- a CDS encoding DNA topoisomerase IV subunit A — encoded protein: MEQGEFPWIKMPSRSTENICYSPELRQYILGERKVKRSTRNIRHIRPFTQLVWTAFFAHQLSTQRKTSTLRDVYYSAQAYNMSFKDQSESDNVITDLETVIGRPREDFNVFPEERSAIFGDLTIEYTVPGYEGRLMNLTSHPDGLMIGPALTYSEFVKTSADKVIAIEKGGLFTRFIEENVHKKYNALLVLTAGQAPRSTRHFIRRLNKELELPVCILTDADPWGMHIAMVIISGSANAAHLRGLTTADAKWSGVWATDITDYKLPSDPLTEIDMKRLHELHRDPRYKDELWQREIKTFMKIRKKAELEAFSRYGLTYIVDEYLPAKLEAIK
- a CDS encoding nucleoside phosphorylase; this encodes MEDNTPIFTPQDFLRYVASVKDVSVETFQIPPRMIIVYQRRHFDFVNQLIEGKPVEWWWYGDRLRLHVGSLNNIQIVVTMNFVGSPAAAMVFEELIACGAKRIFEVGISGGIQPFLKPGDIVVTTEAVCDEGTTCQYFPNQRRFVTSPILKRCLTETLSRNRVSHHAGSVLTTDGVYRETRSKLAKFRKIGVLAINMETSALYAVAKHRGVETASAHVISAILNESGWQPAFSKKQVLSNTEILLKMVTEALSKA
- a CDS encoding DUF424 family protein, translating into MDVYINLQRRSECILLAMCDANMLGKTLKQGKIVFHIREEFYKGALVSLEEAVDLIQQSTIVNMIGRRIVKKAVEKGLVHPDAVLEIAGVPHAQIVKV
- a CDS encoding winged helix-turn-helix transcriptional regulator; translation: MTVTHRDLAKEAKKILKEKGFADDEIYEEFWFKSYRVDAVGWSSKRKVAVACGYCGPEKKQDLERFFDEVICLPFKYQVQSVSAEPSTQMPSALTKLRLMLVKDDNVIFEVPLSREEWSKEFSRNELGFVERDLQQFSKLFDALSHKNRLRMMELLIEDEDLTMGFAEFIRDLNLNPKLVWESTRKLSESGLLKKSDDGRYRCSEFGEASFIMVSFVLRRLRDMFESVEGR
- a CDS encoding RNA-processing protein (similar to yeast Dim2p protein that is essential for 40S ribosomal subunit; structural studies show binding to 3' end of 16S rRNA in complex with archaeal IF2 alpha), with translation MARPSTFVKIPKSRIGALIGPNASTKELIERKLGIRLEVNSESGDVSINLAPKTADPSMLFRAKEVVLAIGRGFSPEKAGRLLDDEEAMLIIIDLRDFVGKSESDIKRLSGRIIGREGKTRRFIEELTDAYVSVYGHTISIIGAIEEAEIARQAIEMFIRGRLHSSVYRFLHAKRRELKKKKMELWKRPYEKI
- the gcvPA gene encoding aminomethyl-transferring glycine dehydrogenase subunit GcvPA → MAEPYTHPYIPNSKPEIKKAMMEEIGIENIDELYSDIPKRFMLKHRLNLPSPTSEYEVRRHVESLLAKNKTCQDMPVFLGAGCWPHYVPAVVDNIVQRTELLTSYTPYQPEISQGMLQLLFEYQSMICELTGMDVANSSLYDWASALGEAARMAMRITGRREILVPKVIHPERYATLETYIEPIGMDVQKVGYERTTGQLNLEDLETKISDKTACIYIENPSYLGFVETKGEEIAEIAHNQGVLFIVGVDPISLGVLKAPGNYDADIVIGEGQPLGNPMNFGGPLLGIFACRDDMSMIRQMPGRIIGMTTTRDGSSKGFCMVLQTREQHIRRQKATSNICTNESLCAAASAVYLALLGPNGLKELGETIMLKAHYAIKRLSEIEGISTPVFQSPHFQEFTINFAKWRISDVHERLLKRNVQGGKDISKEFPELGEMALYCVTEVHSKKDIDELADILEEVLRRGEN
- the amrS gene encoding AmmeMemoRadiSam system radical SAM enzyme, encoding MNNMPLHEAMMYEKLPKNKVHCYLCARHCKITEGQTGFCLVRKNEKGTLHTLNYAKACSACVDPITKKPLAHFHPGALVMSIATVGCNFRCRFCDNWMISQEKDITGHHFLPEEVVKATRDNGCQGISYTYTEPTIFFEYAYDIAKIAHGVGFFNTFVTNGYMTPEAVKTIAPYLDAATVDFKGAADPEFYKKFSSVPSVKPIFESLTEMKRNDIHIEITNLIVPKIGDSMDRLEELAVWVRDNLGEDTPFHLLRFHPNYKMTGQTATSVTVLEEAYVVARKEVGLNYVYMGNVPGHRFENTYCSNCNELLIKRFSFEIVKWNLTKDMCCPACGYSIPIKGELHGTRVAYPYALF
- a CDS encoding translation initiation factor IF-2 subunit beta; translated protein: MKSYKELLKRAQSQLPQEKDTGQRFEIPRVRSSVIGMRTYIRNFKEIADTLNRDPRHLMKFLTNEMATAATLEETRATFQGKFPHNTLERLVRIYTENFVICPVCKRPDTRIVKEKRLFFLVCEACGAKSSVKAV
- a CDS encoding serine protein kinase RIO, translated to MSERKAMKRLAHKEDRYEREQRLLRKDLSSERMVMEEVFDKSTLMTIYELLNKGTIDEIHGVVKAGKEARIYWGKDRDGKELAIKIYLTVAAEFKKGKLQYIEGDPRFKHVRHDTRSLVFLWATKEFKNLHLALRAKVKVPRPIAIRKNVLVMQFIGKNGYPAPELKELPPKNPGFIYNELLEYVRRLYQRAELVHSDISEYNVMVWRGKPILFDMAQAVLLSHPMATTFLKRDLQNLNRYFKRLGVRVLSVDEMYRKVIENGKA